The Pyrenophora tritici-repentis strain M4 chromosome 10, whole genome shotgun sequence genome contains a region encoding:
- a CDS encoding nucleoside-diphosphate-sugar epimerase, with translation MATAVLAGSTGLVGNQILTHLLAHPSFSQIHAYTRRPLPNPAGSTKLIPIHATDTSTWPSLFPAASTNPKLFFSGLGTTRAAVGGVEAQRAIDYELNYNLAAAAKAAGVETYVLISTNGANSGSYLAYAKMKGELEDAVKALGFKHTVILRPGLIVGERTESRPAEAAFRWVAKGLGGLSPKLTDWWAQDAGVIGRAAVEAGIRCAEGKTAEGVWVMGMGEILELGKGKA, from the exons ATGGCAACAGCAGTCCTAGCAGGCAGCACAGGCCTCGTC GGCAACCAGATCCTCACCCACCTCCTCGCCCACCCCTCCTTCTCCCAAATCCACGCCTACACCCGCCGCCCTCTCCCCAACCCCGCCGGCTCCACCAAACTCATCCCCATCCACGCCACTGACACATCAACCTGGCCGTCGCTCTTCCCCGCCGCGTCCACGAACCCCAAACTCTTCTTCAGCGGCCTCGGCACCACGCGCGCGGCCGTCGGCGGCGTCGAAGCCCAACGCGCCATCGATTATGAACTCAATTATAACCTGGCCGCTGCAGCGAAAGCCGCTGGTGTGGAGACATATGTGTTGATTAGTACTAATGGGGCGAACAGCGGTTCTTATCTCGCGTACGCCAAGATGAAGGGTGAGCTGGAGGATGCGGTCAAGGCGCTAGGGTTCAAGCATACGGTTATTTTGCGGCCGGGGTTGATTGTGGGGGAGAGGACGGAGTCGCGGCCGGCGGAGGCGGCGTTTAGGTGGGTGGCTAAGGGGTTGGGGGGACTGAGTCCCAAGTTGACAGATTGGTGGGCGCAGGATGCGGGGGTTATTGGGAGGGCAGCGGTGGAGGCGGGGATTAGGTGTGCGGAGGGGAAGACGGCGGAGGGCGTTTGGGTGATGGGTATGGGGGAGATTCTGGAGTTGGGCAAGGGGAAGGCTTAG
- a CDS encoding GloA, Lactoylglutathione lyase and related lyase has product MATDPSKYKLNHSMIRVKDPKRSVEFYEFLGMKQINQIKMPEAKFDLYFLAYDSPKAVSHGNHWTDREGIVELTYNYGTEDDPNYKVNNGNAEPGKGFGHLCISVDNLQAACQRLEDAGYKFQKKLTDGRMRHIAFVLDPDGYWVEVIGQKPLEETESVKETDTGSYRMNHTMIRVKDKEASLKFYQDVMGMKLKRTSENASNGFNLYFLGYGDDASEGTANGVNPVADHEGLLELTWNYGTEKDANFKYHNGNDEPQGFGHICISVDDLASACARFEEKKVNWKKRLTDGRMQDIAFVLDPDGYWIEVVQNEKLKTRSNW; this is encoded by the exons ATGGCGACTGATCCATCCAAGTACAAGCTAAACCACTCAAT GATCCGGGTCAAGGATCCCAAGCGATCTGTCGAGTTCTACGAGTTTTTGGGCATGAAGCAAATCAATCAAATCAAGATGCCTGAGGCCAAGTTCGATTTGTATTTCCTCGCATACGACAGTCCCAAGGCAGTGTCACATGGCAACCACTGGACTGACCGCGAGGGTATCGTCGAGCTGACATACAACTATGGGACcgaagacgacccaaactACAAGGTCAATAACGGCAATGCGGAACCGGGCAAGGGCTTTGGTCATCTTTGCATTTCCGTCGATAACTTGCAGGCAGCGTGTCAGAGACTAGAAGATGCCGGCTACAAGTTCCAAAAAAAGCTCACAGACGGTCGCATGCGCCACATTGCATTCGTGTTGGACCCTGACGGCTACTGGGTTGAAGTGATTGGCCAGAAACCATTGGAAGAGACTGAGAGTGTAAAGGAGACGGACACCGGCTCGTACCGTATG AACCACACCATGATCCGTGTCAAGGATAAGGAGGCATCGCTCAAATTTTATCAAGACGTCATGGGCATGAAACTCAAACGCACATCCGAGAATGCCAGCAACGGATTCAACCTGTATTTCTTAGGATATGGCGATGACGCTTCAGAAGGAACAGCAAACGGGGTCAACCCGGTCGCCGATCACGAAGGTTTGCTCGAACTCACTTGGAACTATGGAACTGAAAAGGACGCAAACTTCAAGTATCACAATGGCAACGACGAGCCGCAAGGATTTGGTCACATCTGCATCTCCGTCGACGATCTGGCATCTGCTTGTGCTCGTTTCGAGGAGAAGAAGGTTAACTGGAAGAAGAGGCTGACTGACGGTCGCATGCAAGATATCGCCTTTGTGCTAG ATCCCGATGGTTACTGGATCGAGGTTGTGCAAAATGAGAAGCTCAAGACACGTAGTAATTGGTAA